A single window of Carnobacterium maltaromaticum DSM 20342 DNA harbors:
- a CDS encoding ABC transporter ATP-binding protein translates to MEAPLLKTTNLEFEVDGKTILKGITLTIEKGDFLTITGPSGSGKSTLLKIIASMLSPTEGKLCYQNKPVEEYEPTDYRKEVSYCFQTATLFGETVKDNLTFPYDIRNQPFNEKKALSALKSVGLGKEYLTKSVHALSGGEKQRVALIRNILFMPKVLLLDEVTSALDEENQTIIRSLIRNLNQEQGITIVWVTHNTVEIQSSNRIVHLVNGEMEEPK, encoded by the coding sequence ATGGAGGCACCATTATTAAAAACAACAAATTTAGAATTCGAGGTAGATGGTAAAACTATTTTAAAAGGTATCACTCTAACTATTGAAAAAGGAGATTTTTTAACGATTACAGGTCCATCTGGTAGTGGTAAAAGTACATTATTAAAAATTATTGCCTCAATGTTATCGCCCACCGAAGGCAAATTATGTTATCAAAATAAACCAGTTGAAGAATATGAACCGACTGATTACCGAAAAGAAGTATCCTACTGTTTTCAAACGGCGACTCTTTTTGGAGAAACAGTAAAAGATAATTTAACGTTTCCTTATGATATTAGAAATCAGCCTTTTAATGAAAAAAAGGCCTTATCTGCTTTAAAAAGCGTTGGTTTAGGAAAAGAGTACCTAACTAAATCAGTCCATGCATTATCTGGCGGTGAAAAGCAAAGAGTAGCGTTAATTCGTAATATATTGTTTATGCCTAAGGTTCTATTGCTAGATGAAGTGACAAGCGCATTGGATGAAGAAAATCAGACTATTATTCGTTCCTTGATCCGTAATCTAAATCAAGAGCAAGGCATTACGATAGTATGGGTCACACATAATACAGTAGAGATTCAATCTTCAAATCGTATTGTCCACTTAGTTAATGGAGAAATGGAGGAACCTAAATGA
- a CDS encoding heavy metal translocating P-type ATPase, with product MAEKTVYRVDGLSCTNCAAKFERNVKEIEGVTEAIVNFGASKITVTGEASMQQIEQAGAFEHLKIIPEKESFTDPEHFTDHQSFIKKNWRLLLSGLFITVGYASQIMNGEDFYLTKVLFIFAIFIGGYSLFKEGFKNLLKFEFTMETLMTIAIIGAAFIGEWAEGSIVVILFAVSEALERYSMDKARQSIRSLMDIAPKEALVRRSGTDRMVHVDDIQIGDIMIIKPGQKIAMDGHVVKGYSAVNQAAITGESIPVKKNIDDSVFAGTLNEEGLLEVAVTKRVEDTTISKIIHLVEEAQGERAPAQAFVDTFAKYYTPAIIVIAALIATVPPLLFGGNWETWVYQGLSVLVVGCPCALVVSTPVAIVTAIGNAAKNGVLVKGGVYLEEIGGLKAIAFDKTGTLTKGVPVVTDYIELTEATNIQQNKNYTIMAALEQLSQHPLASAIIKYGETREMDLTSINVNDFTSITGKGIRGTVDGNTYYVGSPVLFKELLTSQFTDSIHRQVSDLQLKGKTAMLFGTNQNLISIVAVADEVRSSSQHVIKRLHELGIEKTIMLTGDNQATAQAIGQQVGVSEIEGELMPQDKLDYIKQLKINFGKVAMVGDGINDAPALAAATVGIAMGGAGTDTAIETADVALMGDDLQKLPFTVKLSRKTLQIIKQNITFSLVIKLIALLLVIPGWLTLWIAIMADMGATLLVTLNGLRLMKVKD from the coding sequence ATGGCAGAAAAGACTGTTTATAGAGTGGATGGATTAAGCTGTACAAATTGTGCGGCAAAATTTGAACGGAACGTAAAAGAAATTGAGGGTGTAACAGAAGCTATTGTAAACTTTGGCGCATCAAAAATCACGGTAACAGGTGAAGCAAGTATGCAACAAATTGAACAGGCTGGAGCATTTGAACACTTGAAAATCATTCCAGAGAAAGAATCCTTTACTGATCCAGAGCACTTTACTGACCATCAATCATTTATTAAAAAAAATTGGCGATTATTGCTTTCTGGATTATTTATTACAGTGGGGTATGCGTCACAGATCATGAATGGGGAGGACTTTTATCTTACTAAGGTACTATTTATTTTTGCAATTTTCATAGGAGGCTATTCTCTCTTTAAGGAAGGATTCAAAAATTTATTGAAGTTTGAATTTACAATGGAGACACTGATGACAATAGCTATTATTGGAGCTGCTTTCATTGGTGAATGGGCAGAAGGATCCATTGTGGTGATTCTATTCGCAGTAAGCGAGGCGCTTGAGCGTTACTCGATGGATAAGGCACGACAATCTATTCGTTCCCTAATGGATATTGCGCCAAAAGAAGCACTTGTGAGACGCTCGGGCACCGACAGAATGGTTCATGTAGATGACATTCAAATTGGCGACATTATGATTATAAAACCTGGTCAAAAAATTGCGATGGATGGTCACGTTGTGAAAGGTTATTCAGCCGTCAATCAAGCAGCGATTACTGGTGAATCTATTCCTGTCAAAAAAAACATCGATGATTCCGTTTTTGCTGGAACGTTAAATGAAGAAGGATTGCTTGAAGTTGCGGTCACAAAACGAGTAGAAGATACCACGATTTCAAAAATTATTCACTTAGTTGAGGAGGCACAAGGTGAACGTGCTCCAGCTCAAGCATTTGTTGATACATTTGCTAAATATTATACGCCAGCCATTATTGTGATCGCCGCACTGATTGCAACAGTACCGCCATTGCTGTTTGGTGGAAACTGGGAAACGTGGGTGTATCAAGGGTTATCTGTATTAGTGGTTGGGTGTCCTTGCGCCTTAGTTGTTTCAACTCCTGTTGCCATCGTCACTGCCATTGGAAATGCAGCTAAAAATGGCGTATTGGTAAAAGGTGGCGTGTATTTAGAAGAAATTGGTGGGCTAAAAGCCATTGCGTTCGATAAAACTGGTACCTTGACAAAAGGTGTACCGGTGGTCACTGATTATATTGAACTAACAGAAGCCACAAACATTCAACAAAATAAAAACTATACCATCATGGCAGCACTGGAACAATTATCTCAACACCCCCTTGCTTCAGCCATTATTAAGTATGGAGAAACGAGAGAAATGGATTTAACTAGTATTAATGTGAACGATTTTACATCCATCACAGGAAAAGGGATTAGAGGAACTGTAGATGGTAACACCTATTATGTTGGAAGTCCCGTTTTATTTAAGGAATTACTAACATCGCAATTTACTGACTCCATTCATCGACAAGTGAGTGACTTACAACTTAAAGGGAAGACTGCTATGCTTTTTGGAACAAATCAGAACCTGATTTCTATAGTGGCAGTTGCCGACGAGGTTAGGTCATCCAGTCAACATGTTATTAAACGACTTCATGAGCTGGGGATTGAAAAAACTATTATGTTGACTGGCGATAACCAAGCCACAGCGCAAGCAATTGGCCAACAGGTAGGTGTTTCTGAAATAGAAGGTGAGTTAATGCCCCAAGATAAATTAGATTACATTAAACAGTTGAAAATAAACTTTGGTAAAGTAGCCATGGTTGGAGACGGTATTAATGATGCGCCAGCCTTAGCAGCGGCCACGGTTGGAATTGCAATGGGCGGAGCAGGAACTGACACAGCCATTGAAACAGCTGATGTTGCCTTAATGGGAGACGACTTACAAAAATTACCTTTCACGGTAAAGTTGAGTAGAAAAACACTCCAAATTATTAAGCAAAATATCACATTTTCCTTGGTCATCAAACTGATTGCTCTTTTGCTAGTCATTCCAGGGTGGTTAACATTATGGATTGCAATTATGGCGGATATGGGTGCGACTCTTTTAGTCACGTTAAATGGCTTACGATTAATGAAAGTGAAAGATTAA
- a CDS encoding Tn3 family transposase — MALKKILTAAQREQLLSVDHLSEEDFQAYFSFSDSDLDIINQHRGDINKLGFAIQLCLARYPGCSLSNWSIQSDRLISYVRRQLHLDSIELALYAHRNTRANHFNEILETFRYQRFGSVDTRNQLIAFLIKLALENDDSTYLMKKTLGFLTQNRIIFPSIATLEDIISHCREKAESTLFSILLDSLTETQIEKLDELFLVYKETKMTKLAWLKDIPGKANPESFMTICKKVETITVLELGTINVSHIHRNRFLQLARLGDNYDAYDFSRFEFEKKYSLLIAFLVDHHQYLIDQLIEINDRILAGIKRKGMHDSQELLKEKGKLATEKLEHYASLIDALHFAKDNDSDPFDEIERVIPWHDLIQDGEDAKRITGKKNHGYLEMVRNKATYLRRYTPMLLKALSFKATSSAQPILTALTQINELKNDGKRKIPANTSIEFVSKKWERLVQPEEGKIDRSFYELVAFTELKNNIRSGNISVEGSLAHRNIDDYLISSDACVNSLTIPDTFDDYLTSRGAILDSQLRYYSNSGKSSAKMVLKKLEKVTPDEAEEYRKKLYSMIPKIRLSDLLIEVDSWTQFSQEFIHDSTGKPPNEREKKIVFATLLGLGMNIGLEKMAQSTPGITYPQLANTKQWRFYKEALTCTQSILVNFQLGIPIADFWGEGKTSASDGMRVPVGVSAIKADVNPHYKSLEKGATMIRSINDRNTSHHVEVVSTNTREATHTLDGLLYHETDLDIEEHFTDTNGYTDQVFGMTALLGFNFEPRIRNIKKAQLFSIKPTSEYPDLLELISGRINIKTIDESYEEIKRIAYSIQTGKVSSSLILGKLGSYARKNKVATALRELGRIEKSIFMIDYVTDDSLRRKITHGLNKTEAVNALARELFFGRRGKFMERDIRRQLQSASALNVLINAISIWNAVYLQEAYDYLVKIDPEVTNYMNHISPINWEHITFLGEYKFDLLSIPKRLRKLNIEK; from the coding sequence ATGGCATTAAAGAAAATTTTAACAGCAGCACAGCGGGAGCAACTTCTTTCTGTCGATCACTTATCTGAAGAGGATTTTCAAGCTTATTTCAGTTTCTCTGACTCTGATTTAGATATCATCAACCAACACAGAGGGGATATCAATAAGTTAGGGTTTGCCATTCAGCTCTGCTTGGCACGATACCCTGGGTGTTCGTTGAGTAACTGGTCCATCCAATCAGACCGTTTAATCTCTTATGTAAGGCGCCAGTTACATCTTGACTCAATTGAACTGGCCTTATACGCCCATAGGAACACACGTGCCAATCACTTTAATGAAATATTAGAAACATTTAGGTATCAGCGTTTTGGAAGTGTCGACACACGCAATCAATTAATAGCATTTCTTATTAAGCTGGCATTAGAAAATGATGACTCTACCTATCTCATGAAAAAAACATTAGGCTTCCTCACCCAAAATCGAATTATTTTTCCATCGATAGCGACACTAGAAGACATTATCAGCCATTGTCGTGAGAAGGCTGAAAGCACACTGTTTTCAATTCTTCTGGATTCACTAACAGAAACACAAATCGAGAAATTAGATGAGTTGTTTCTAGTATATAAAGAAACGAAGATGACTAAACTCGCCTGGTTAAAAGATATCCCTGGCAAAGCCAATCCAGAGAGTTTTATGACCATTTGCAAAAAAGTTGAGACGATTACGGTTCTTGAACTAGGAACAATCAATGTGTCGCATATTCACCGAAATAGATTTCTTCAGTTAGCACGATTAGGTGATAATTACGATGCCTATGATTTTTCTCGTTTTGAATTCGAAAAAAAGTATTCCTTACTCATTGCTTTTTTAGTGGATCATCATCAGTATCTGATCGATCAGCTCATTGAAATTAATGACCGGATTTTAGCGGGGATTAAACGAAAAGGGATGCACGATTCGCAAGAACTGTTGAAAGAGAAAGGGAAGTTGGCGACTGAAAAATTAGAACATTATGCGTCTCTGATTGATGCACTTCATTTTGCAAAAGACAACGACAGTGATCCTTTTGACGAAATAGAACGAGTTATCCCCTGGCATGACTTAATCCAAGATGGAGAAGACGCTAAACGAATTACTGGTAAGAAAAATCACGGATATTTAGAAATGGTGAGAAATAAAGCCACTTACCTTAGAAGATATACCCCAATGCTTTTAAAAGCACTCTCGTTTAAAGCAACCTCATCTGCACAACCAATTCTTACAGCGCTTACTCAAATAAATGAGTTAAAAAACGATGGTAAACGGAAAATACCAGCAAACACATCCATTGAATTTGTGAGTAAAAAATGGGAACGTCTTGTTCAACCTGAAGAAGGAAAAATAGACCGATCCTTCTACGAGTTGGTAGCGTTCACAGAGTTAAAAAATAATATTAGATCAGGAAATATTTCGGTAGAAGGAAGCTTAGCCCATCGAAACATTGATGATTACTTAATCAGTTCCGATGCTTGCGTTAACTCACTCACTATTCCAGATACATTTGATGATTATTTGACTTCTAGGGGCGCAATATTGGACTCACAACTACGATATTATTCGAATTCTGGCAAAAGTTCAGCCAAAATGGTGCTAAAAAAATTGGAGAAAGTTACACCAGATGAAGCAGAGGAATATAGAAAAAAACTTTATTCAATGATTCCCAAAATAAGATTAAGTGACCTATTAATAGAAGTGGATAGCTGGACTCAATTTTCGCAAGAATTTATCCATGATTCAACTGGAAAGCCGCCAAATGAACGAGAAAAGAAAATTGTTTTTGCCACTTTATTAGGATTAGGAATGAATATTGGGCTTGAGAAAATGGCCCAATCCACCCCCGGAATTACTTATCCTCAATTGGCGAATACTAAACAATGGCGGTTTTATAAAGAAGCCTTAACCTGTACCCAATCTATTTTGGTTAATTTTCAATTAGGAATTCCTATAGCTGATTTTTGGGGAGAAGGTAAAACGAGTGCTTCCGATGGAATGCGTGTACCAGTAGGTGTATCCGCCATTAAGGCTGACGTGAATCCACATTATAAAAGCTTAGAGAAAGGCGCCACAATGATTCGGTCAATCAATGACAGAAATACCTCACATCATGTTGAAGTTGTTTCGACCAACACGAGAGAAGCGACTCATACATTAGATGGCTTGCTTTACCACGAAACAGATTTAGATATTGAAGAACATTTCACTGACACAAACGGATATACTGATCAAGTGTTTGGCATGACCGCTCTACTAGGATTTAATTTTGAACCCCGTATTAGGAATATAAAAAAGGCACAATTATTTTCTATAAAGCCAACTTCAGAATACCCTGATTTATTAGAGCTCATCAGTGGTAGGATCAATATAAAAACTATTGATGAAAGTTACGAAGAAATTAAACGAATCGCTTATTCCATTCAAACTGGTAAAGTCTCAAGTTCGCTAATTTTAGGAAAGCTAGGTTCTTACGCACGAAAAAATAAGGTAGCTACCGCTTTAAGAGAATTGGGACGGATTGAGAAGAGTATTTTCATGATAGATTATGTGACAGATGATAGCTTAAGACGTAAGATTACCCATGGTTTGAATAAAACGGAAGCCGTAAATGCTTTGGCAAGAGAACTATTTTTTGGTCGCCGAGGTAAATTCATGGAACGTGATATTCGTCGGCAACTTCAAAGTGCAAGTGCACTAAATGTTTTAATAAATGCTATTAGTATATGGAACGCCGTCTATTTACAAGAAGCCTATGATTATCTAGTGAAAATAGATCCAGAAGTAACCAACTATATGAACCATATTTCTCCTATTAATTGGGAGCATATTACGTTTCTTGGTGAATACAAATTTGATTTGTTATCTATTCCCAAGAGGTTGAGAAAATTAAACATAGAAAAATAG
- a CDS encoding JAB domain-containing protein codes for MKTVKEIEGKKSVQLIKEVVRVKQTVVERPVEYNTMITSTTIAKQIGIDEIGDEAQEVLLLVALNTKNKINAIHKVFSGSLDSSIAHPREIFRSALLNNAARILIYHNHPSGNTDPSIEDYELTDRFFAAGELLGIEVLDHIIVAGNDAISFRENTL; via the coding sequence ATGAAAACAGTAAAAGAGATAGAGGGGAAAAAATCAGTACAATTAATAAAAGAAGTGGTGAGAGTAAAACAAACTGTTGTAGAAAGACCAGTTGAATACAATACAATGATTACTAGTACTACGATAGCTAAACAAATAGGAATTGACGAAATAGGAGACGAAGCTCAAGAAGTGTTACTTTTAGTTGCACTAAATACTAAAAATAAAATCAATGCTATTCACAAAGTGTTTAGTGGATCACTAGATAGCAGCATAGCGCACCCAAGAGAAATATTCAGAAGTGCTTTGTTGAATAATGCAGCAAGAATACTGATTTATCATAATCACCCTAGTGGAAATACTGATCCATCAATTGAAGATTATGAGCTTACAGATAGATTTTTTGCAGCAGGAGAATTGCTAGGAATAGAAGTGTTAGATCATATTATAGTTGCTGGAAATGATGCAATATCTTTTAGAGAAAACACTTTATAA
- a CDS encoding Cas9 inhibitor AcrIIA9 family protein, translated as MNELKINTVGKLVNGLQNFDKQLPVAIFDRELGYMSVAFKKEITKKNEIEFQWLSFYAHETIQMYTIETLLGYLSKLPEQATILKKTEEDNFTPLYLSIEGMKENGNYYQWLVISDELEYDRFFRKFDVKINEKINENEMEKALEKMLLEVKRETSESIERVHQYLCKQTDLTLFTGILTEGKTIKSAMNYCSEKARELVKNEQFAMIEDETVFEWINEYFIHYELPKPKEKKKPVNKVKGQSLKSANTEKVRDEQQIELFVTA; from the coding sequence ATGAATGAACTAAAAATAAATACCGTTGGAAAATTAGTCAACGGTTTACAGAATTTTGACAAACAATTGCCAGTTGCTATTTTCGATAGAGAATTAGGATATATGAGTGTAGCGTTTAAAAAAGAAATAACGAAAAAAAACGAGATTGAGTTTCAATGGTTAAGTTTCTACGCACATGAAACTATTCAAATGTATACGATTGAAACATTGCTAGGCTATCTATCTAAGTTACCCGAACAAGCTACAATCTTAAAAAAGACCGAAGAAGATAATTTTACGCCACTTTATCTTTCAATTGAAGGAATGAAAGAGAACGGTAACTACTATCAATGGCTTGTGATTAGTGATGAATTAGAATATGACCGTTTTTTCAGAAAGTTTGATGTAAAAATCAATGAAAAAATCAATGAAAATGAAATGGAAAAGGCACTTGAAAAAATGTTGCTTGAAGTCAAAAGAGAAACGTCAGAATCAATTGAACGAGTACACCAATACTTGTGTAAACAAACAGATTTAACACTCTTTACAGGCATTTTAACAGAGGGAAAGACAATTAAATCAGCTATGAACTATTGTTCTGAAAAAGCACGAGAACTGGTGAAAAATGAACAATTTGCAATGATTGAAGATGAGACTGTTTTTGAATGGATAAATGAATATTTTATCCATTATGAGCTTCCTAAACCAAAAGAAAAGAAAAAACCAGTAAATAAAGTAAAAGGGCAATCGCTTAAATCAGCTAACACAGAGAAAGTGAGGGACGAACAACAAATTGAGTTGTTCGTAACAGCCTAA
- a CDS encoding recombinase family protein — protein MIFGYARVSTEDQNLDLQIDALTQHGIDKLFQEKVTGSKRDRPQLEDMIKGLREGDSVVIYKLDRISRSTKHLIELSETFEELGVNFISIQDNVDTSTSMGRFFFRVMASLAELERDITIERTKSGLEAARARGKKGGRPSKASQSIELALKMYDSKEYSINQILDASKLSKTTLYRYLNGRKN, from the coding sequence ATGATTTTTGGCTATGCTCGAGTGAGTACAGAAGATCAAAATTTAGATTTGCAAATTGATGCACTCACCCAACACGGTATCGATAAACTATTCCAAGAAAAGGTGACAGGTTCAAAACGAGATCGCCCACAATTGGAAGACATGATAAAGGGATTACGTGAAGGTGACTCAGTGGTCATTTATAAACTCGATCGAATTTCACGTTCAACTAAACATTTGATTGAGCTTTCAGAAACGTTTGAAGAGCTTGGCGTTAATTTTATCTCTATTCAAGATAACGTTGATACTTCTACTTCCATGGGAAGGTTCTTTTTCCGAGTCATGGCTAGTTTAGCAGAGTTGGAACGTGACATTACGATTGAAAGAACCAAATCAGGTCTTGAAGCAGCAAGGGCGCGTGGAAAAAAAGGAGGACGACCAAGTAAAGCCAGTCAATCAATTGAGTTGGCTTTGAAAATGTACGATAGTAAGGAATATTCAATTAATCAGATTCTTGATGCTTCTAAACTGAGTAAAACAACCCTATACCGCTATCTTAATGGAAGGAAAAACTAA
- a CDS encoding PcfJ domain-containing protein, producing MTIITIGKTLKPPKNFFKWCESQIPTYKWQNKEQTILASNRKGCPLIQKRLTKKSRLTIGTKFYPFAVILVSKNRIEIQSHDYWQEIENGKEILRCRMANFERFENGKHIKASLWQNNYHAGLQSNYGYMSGAYTNTIFYPNNWKEKLKINREMKYLELPTIERYEIQRIYKNRTKIEYLQKINAHNLATAMMFGGGMTCNGSYINLIDNRIATKKWLKENKALLKNDTFTFNEIMLDKFFKSRKAKRVKGIEKHLHYKQFKRLPKEINLTKFQKYVIKTNLSFSYYMDYIQMLLELELQLNNDNIVFPDDLISAHDNAVDTINKIKKELEEEGYKQRKMELLKMEKEIDEFVFLIPKDLQEIVNEGNVLHHCVGSNYYLDQHSKGQTTILFIRKKNEINKPYFTMEYQNRKVVQTQGKYNKEAIPSSVKKAINKWKKEIERVS from the coding sequence ATGACTATTATTACTATTGGAAAAACACTAAAACCACCAAAAAACTTTTTTAAATGGTGTGAAAGTCAGATACCAACATACAAATGGCAAAATAAGGAACAAACAATTCTTGCGAGTAATCGCAAGGGTTGTCCCTTAATCCAAAAAAGATTAACAAAAAAATCACGTTTAACAATTGGAACAAAATTCTATCCGTTTGCGGTAATTCTTGTATCTAAAAATCGAATTGAGATACAATCGCATGACTATTGGCAAGAAATTGAAAATGGAAAAGAGATTTTAAGGTGTAGAATGGCAAATTTTGAACGGTTTGAGAATGGTAAACACATTAAAGCAAGCCTATGGCAGAATAACTATCACGCTGGGTTGCAATCCAACTATGGATATATGAGTGGTGCTTATACTAATACGATTTTTTATCCAAATAATTGGAAGGAAAAACTAAAAATTAATCGAGAGATGAAGTACCTTGAATTACCTACTATTGAACGATATGAAATTCAAAGGATTTACAAAAATCGAACTAAAATAGAATATCTTCAAAAAATTAATGCCCACAATTTAGCTACAGCAATGATGTTTGGTGGTGGAATGACTTGTAATGGCTCATATATTAATTTAATAGATAACAGAATCGCAACAAAAAAATGGCTCAAGGAAAACAAAGCTCTTCTCAAAAATGATACCTTCACATTTAATGAAATTATGTTGGATAAATTCTTTAAAAGTAGAAAAGCCAAGAGAGTTAAAGGGATTGAAAAGCATTTACATTACAAGCAATTCAAGAGGTTACCAAAAGAAATTAATCTTACAAAATTCCAAAAGTATGTCATTAAAACCAATCTTTCCTTTTCCTATTATATGGATTATATCCAAATGCTACTTGAACTGGAATTACAGTTAAATAATGATAACATTGTGTTTCCAGATGATTTAATATCAGCCCATGATAATGCAGTCGATACCATTAATAAGATAAAAAAAGAATTGGAAGAAGAGGGATACAAACAACGTAAAATGGAACTGTTAAAAATGGAAAAGGAAATTGACGAATTTGTATTTCTTATTCCTAAAGACTTACAAGAAATTGTAAATGAGGGAAATGTTCTACATCATTGTGTAGGTAGTAACTACTATCTAGACCAACACAGCAAAGGGCAAACCACTATTTTATTTATTCGAAAGAAAAATGAAATTAACAAACCCTATTTTACAATGGAATATCAGAATCGAAAAGTTGTTCAGACACAGGGGAAATATAACAAAGAAGCGATACCTAGTAGCGTAAAAAAGGCTATTAATAAATGGAAAAAAGAAATTGAACGAGTTAGTTAA
- a CDS encoding cupin domain-containing protein, translating to MSIDFKDHGKKPYVVNIEEATVQNDNYRTTIWTGEKLQVTVMTIQPNDDIGLEVHKGIDQFIRIEEGQGLCLMGPSEDNLNFEQSVSEDEAVFVPADMWHNIKNTGDTPLKLYTIYAGPDHIEGTVHPTHEDAKNDPNEH from the coding sequence ATGAGTATTGATTTTAAAGATCATGGCAAAAAACCTTATGTAGTCAATATTGAAGAGGCTACTGTGCAAAACGATAATTATCGGACAACAATATGGACAGGAGAAAAATTACAAGTAACGGTAATGACTATTCAACCGAACGATGATATTGGTTTAGAAGTGCATAAAGGAATCGATCAATTTATTCGTATCGAAGAAGGGCAAGGATTATGCCTTATGGGACCGTCCGAAGACAACTTGAATTTTGAACAATCCGTTTCTGAAGATGAGGCAGTTTTTGTTCCAGCAGATATGTGGCATAATATCAAAAACACTGGAGATACTCCCTTAAAGTTATATACCATTTATGCTGGACCTGATCATATTGAAGGAACCGTTCATCCAACCCATGAAGATGCAAAAAATGATCCAAACGAACATTAA
- the cadC gene encoding Cd(II)-sensing metalloregulatory transcriptional repressor CadC: MTVDICEITCIDEEKVKRVKGGLETVEVTIISQMFKILSDETRVKIVYALLTENELCVCDLANIVEATVAATSHHLRFLKKQGLANYRKDGKLVYYSLANERVREQVKLILLNFEGVGV; encoded by the coding sequence ATGACTGTAGATATTTGCGAAATTACTTGTATTGATGAAGAAAAAGTAAAACGGGTGAAGGGTGGACTGGAAACCGTAGAAGTTACAATTATCAGTCAAATGTTTAAAATTCTGTCTGATGAAACAAGGGTTAAAATTGTGTATGCATTACTGACAGAAAATGAACTTTGTGTATGCGATCTAGCTAATATTGTCGAAGCAACAGTTGCCGCTACGTCCCACCATTTACGCTTTTTAAAGAAGCAAGGGCTTGCGAACTATCGAAAAGATGGAAAGCTTGTTTATTATTCTCTTGCGAATGAAAGGGTTAGAGAACAGGTAAAACTTATATTACTTAATTTTGAAGGAGTGGGAGTCTAA
- a CDS encoding IS3 family transposase (programmed frameshift) has translation MSNYKKYDEEFKKSLVNLYHGGKTQTSLCKDYGVSFTALSRWVKQYSEVQIEDGSILTAKQIKDLQKKNALLEEENLILKKANCHLHATLKQRLDAVHLLRFDHSIVRLCRVLNVNRSTYYKHFDPTPAPRTVENQQLRQTIFSIYMDSKKRLGAAKIKVVLERDFGIFISVGRVYRLMKSMDLPKMSTAKPKFLYAKPKVSLAYSNHLNQQFNPTEPNRVWTSDISYIPVNKGFVYLCVILDLFSRKIIGWRVRPTMEASLVLETLETAVNQRNPKEPVLFHTDRGSQYCATSVRQFLDTHNLVPSYSKAAYPWDNAVNESFFKYMKKEELNRRTFRTIQEVEQSSFEYIEGFYNSKRPHSANNMMTPNEKEKIYFGSI, from the exons ATGTCCAATTACAAAAAATATGATGAAGAATTTAAGAAAAGCCTTGTTAATCTTTACCATGGAGGTAAAACACAAACTTCGTTGTGTAAAGACTATGGCGTTTCCTTTACAGCGTTATCCCGCTGGGTAAAACAATATTCTGAAGTTCAAATTGAAGATGGTTCTATCCTTACTGCTAAACAGATTAAAGACTTACAGAAGAAAAATGCTTTATTAGAAGAGGAAAACCTCATCTTAAAAAAAGCGA ATTGCCATCTTCACGCCACACTCAAACAACGATTAGATGCGGTTCATTTATTACGTTTTGATCATTCTATTGTGCGCCTTTGTAGAGTCTTAAACGTAAATAGAAGTACCTATTATAAACACTTTGACCCAACTCCTGCTCCTAGAACTGTTGAAAATCAACAGCTTCGACAAACCATTTTTTCTATCTATATGGATTCTAAAAAACGATTAGGTGCTGCGAAAATAAAAGTTGTTCTTGAGCGTGATTTTGGAATTTTCATTAGTGTTGGGCGAGTGTACCGATTAATGAAATCAATGGATTTGCCAAAAATGTCTACAGCTAAGCCGAAATTTTTATATGCGAAACCAAAGGTTTCTTTAGCTTACTCAAATCACTTAAACCAACAATTCAATCCGACTGAACCGAATCGAGTTTGGACGAGCGATATTTCTTACATTCCTGTTAATAAAGGGTTTGTTTATCTCTGTGTCATTTTAGATTTATTTTCCAGGAAAATTATAGGATGGCGCGTTCGTCCAACTATGGAAGCTTCTTTAGTCCTTGAGACACTTGAAACAGCTGTGAATCAAAGAAATCCCAAAGAGCCTGTTCTATTCCATACAGATCGTGGAAGCCAATACTGTGCGACTAGTGTTCGTCAATTTTTAGACACACATAACCTCGTTCCATCTTATTCCAAAGCAGCTTACCCATGGGATAATGCCGTAAACGAGTCTTTTTTTAAATATATGAAAAAAGAAGAACTGAACCGCAGAACATTTAGAACAATCCAAGAAGTTGAACAATCTTCATTTGAATATATAGAGGGTTTTTACAATTCAAAACGCCCCCATTCAGCAAACAATATGATGACCCCGAATGAAAAAGAAAAAATCTATTTTGGGTCTATCTAA